The genomic segment GCGGCGGATGCCCTCGCCGACCTGCCGCTCGTTGCCGTACGCGGCGGCGGTGTCGATGTGCCGGTATCCGAGCCGCAGCGCCGTCTCGACCGCGGCGGCGGTCTCCTCCGGCGGGCTCTGGAACACGCCGAGCCCGAGTGCCGGCATCGTGACGCCGTTGTTCAGTTGCAGTTCTGGAGTCGTTGCAGTCATACGTCCGAGGCTAGGAGCGGTCCCGCCGATCCGAGGGGTAACACTGGTACCTCTCAGGCCGGCGCGGGCGCGCCTACCGTGGAGGGCGTGCCCACCCCAGAGCAGCGCGCCCAGGTCCGGGACTTCCTGATCTCCCGGCGTGCGCGGATCACGCCCGAACAGGCCGGGTTGCCCGCTTACGGCGGGACCCGGCGGGTGCCGGGGCTGCGCCGGGAGGAGGTCGCGTTGCTCGCCGGGGTCAGCATCGACTACTACGTCCGGTTGGAGCGGGGCAACCTCGCCGGCGCTTCGGACGCCGTGCTCGACAGCGTGGCCAACGCGCTCCAGCTCGACGAGGCCGAACGCGAGCACCTGTTCGCCCTGGCCCGTACCGCGGGTCCCGCGACCCACCGTCGCCGCCGGCCGCCGGCGACCACGGTACGGCCGGTGATCCAGCAGATCCTCGACGCGATCGGCGACGCGCCGGCCTGGGTGCGCAACGCCCGGCACGACATCCTCGCGATGAACCCGCTGGCGCGGGCGCTGTACGCACCGGTCCTCGAATCGTCCGCGGCCGGCGCGACGAGCAGGCGACCGGCGAACACCACCCGATTCGTCTACCTCGATCCGGCCGCCCGCGAGTTCTTCGTCGACTACGACCGGATCGCGCAGGACGCCGCCGCGATGCTGCGGCTGGAGGCCGGCCGCAACCCGCACGACCGGGACCTGATCGCACTCATCGGTGATCTCTCCACCCAGAGCGAACTGTTCCGCCGGCACTGGGCGGCGCAGGACGTCAAGTTCCACCGCAGTGGCCGCAAGCGGCTGCGGCACCCTGCCGTCGGCCTGCTCGACCTCAACTTCGAGTCGATGCCGCTGGCCTCCGAACCGGAGCTGCGGCTCAACGTCTACACCGCCGACCCCGGCACCCGCACCGCCGACAACCTGAAGCTGCTGGCCACCTGGGCCGCCACCCTCCGCGCCGCCGAGCCCGCCGACGCCGGCGGCCCCGCATCGAAGTAGCTGCATCGGGGAGATGTGCGTGCGGCTAGATTCTGCGCATGGATGATGCCGCACCGGTCGCGGTGACCCGGCCGAGCCTGGCCGAGGTCCGCCAGTACCACCTGCGCCAGCTGAACGAAGCACTGCGCCGGCCGGGCATGTGGGGCGGCGAGGTCACCATTCTGGTGCTGATGGACGCGATGGCCTTCGTCGACGGCCTCGACAAGATCGTACGAGAAGAGACTCGGGCGCTCCGCGCACGGCAGGCGTTCAACTCGCTCGGTGTGCGGGGTGGGTTTCAGGACGCCCTTCCTGGATACCAGGGCGAGCAGGAAGCGGCCGCCTCGGTCTACGCCGAGATCGCCTGGCGGTACGACTGGCTCGTCGTCGATCGGGTGATTCCGGACGAAGTCCACGAGCGGCTGCGTACCCACCCTGCCGAGTGGTGCGCCCACGATCGGCGCCTGGACGACGTACTGAGCGAGTTGGGGCCGCCTTCGGTGCTGTGTGGCGGTTACAGTCCGTGCTGGCCGAAGACGTTGGTCTATGCGGCCGAGGCCGGTCCGGGGCTGGTCAGCCTGCATTTCAGCGGCAGCCCCGACGAGCCGGAGCCGATCCTGTCCGCGCTCCGGTACGGTGACGGTCGCTTCCCGGAGTCGTTCGTGTTCACCCCGTTCGGCCGAGCGCAGCACGTTGCCGGGTGACCCCGTGCCGGCACAACACCCAACGACCGCTCAGCTGGCTTGGACCGGGGCGATGCGGGAGCGCAGCAGGCAGAACTCGTTGCCTTCCGGGTCGACCAGCACGTGCCACGGCTCCTCGCCGGTCTGGCCGATGTCGGCGGGCCGGGCACCGAGCTTGAGCAGCCGTTCCAGCTCCGCGTCCTGGTCGCGGTCGGTGGGGTTGAGGTCGATGTGCAGCCGGGACTTGCCCGGCTCCGGCTCGTCCCGGTAGCTGAGGATGATCGTGGCCTGCGGGCCGCCCCACCCCTCGCGGGGCCCGATCTCCAGGGTGCCGTCGTCCTCCTGGTCGAGCACGACGAAGTCGAGCACCTCGCACCAGAACCGGGCCAGCAGCTGGGGGTCGCGGCAACCGAGCACCAGCTCACCGATCCGAGCCGCCATGAACGCCACCCACTCTCACCTCGGGGACCGGCCGTCCGCGCCCCAGCGAACCGCGATCGTACCGAACGGGGCGCGCGCCGGCGACCGGATTCGACTGGTACCGCGGGATTCAGGCCTGGGCGAGCGCGTAGAGCAGCGGACGCAGCCGGCTGGTCGCCTCCTCGTCGTGGCGCCAGACCAGCCGCAGTTGCAGGGGTGGCGCGGGTACGTCGAGCGCGGCGAGGCGGCCGGAGTCGAGATCGGCGTGCACCGCGAACTCCGGCAGCAACGCGATGCCGCGGCCGGCGGCGGTCCAGTCGCGTACCTGCGCCAGGCCGCCGACGGCGGTCAGGTCGACGTCGGGGCCGAGCCACCGTCGGGTGGCCATCCAGAACGAGCAGCGCGGCTCGCGTCCGATCAGACCGCCGGTGCGCTGGATCTCGCCCATCGTCACGGGGCGCCCGAGCAGCGGGTGCCGGGGCGAGACGACGACGGTCATGGCGACCGGACGGATGTCGAGATGCTCCAGCGCCGAATCCGGTGGCGGGAAACCGAGATCGCCGAGATGTTCCCCGGCGTCGAGCAGGACTGCCGCGTCGATGTCGCCGCGTTCGAGGGCGGCCAGCAGCAGGCCGCGGTCCGGCTCCGGCCGCAGCCGCACCCGCAGGTCCGGGCGGGCGCTGCCCAGCTCGTCGAGTACCGCGGGGAGCAGTTCGTCGGCGACCGAGGCCTGCGCGCCGACGACCAGCCCCGGCCCGGCGTGTAGCTGTCCGGCCGCGTCGTCGAGGGTGTGCAGCGCCGCGGCGGCGGCACGCAGGTACTGCTGGCCGGCGGAGGTCGGCTGCATGCCGGTGTGGTCGCGGGCGAACAGCGGCGCGCCGAGTTCGGTCTCCAGCCGGCGGATGCGGTCGGAGACCGACGACGGCGCCAGGCCCTGCGCGGCGGCGGTGCGATTGATCGTCCGGTGCCGTAACAGCGCGAGGGCTGTTCGCAGTTGGTCCAGGTCCACGCCGCCAAGCCTAGGCGGGCCGCCGAGGCGGGGAGGTGGCCGCGCCCGGCGCAGGGGCACCCCTCGACCGAGCGAGCCGGCGCTCGCTGCTACTGTCCCCGACGGACCGTGAAACCGGCATTGGGAGGTGAGACCCGTGAACACAGACACCCATGGGTGCTCCCTCGATCCGTCACGGTCCGGCGGCTGACGTTCGGTGTCACCCGGGAGCGCCAGAGATCGTGGCACTTCCGGACGGAGACTCCGATGGACACCAAACCCCGAATATCCGGTCCAAGCGAACGCGCGGTAGTGATCACCCGCGTCGGCGAGGGCCAATGGCATGCCCTGGAAGACGACCTGGTGGTCGGCCGCGGGCACGCGGCACGCCGGCCCGACGGACGCCTGTTCGTCAGCATCGACGCCTGGCACGACGCCACCTTCGACCGCCTCGCCGAGGCGATGCTCGCCGCGCTGCCCGCGCCGCTGTACACGGTGGTCGACGAGGCCGACGCCGACCTGACGGCCGGCTGGCAGCGGGCCGGGTTCACCATCCGGCGCCGCGAGTGGGAGTACGTCGTCCCGACCGACCCGCGCAGCACCGGGCTCGGTGAGATCCTGCCGCCCCCGGGCGTGACGATCGTGCCCGCCGGCCAGGCCGACGAAGGTCTGCTGCGGGCGCTGGACCGGGCGATCCGGGCCGAGGTCGAGGCGAGCGTCGGGTGGTGGCAGTCGATGCCCGCCGAGGTGCTTCCGCACCGCGACGGTGACACCATCGTCGACCCGTCGAAGTACGCGGTGGCCGCCGCACCGGACCGCTACCTGGGGCTGATCCGGGTCGTGACGGTGATCCGGCCGCGCGTCGGGCTGCTCGCGGTGCGCTCCGGCGAGCAGCGCCGGGGCATCGCGCGGGCGCTGCTTGCGCACGCGCTGGGGAGCCTGCACCGGTCCGGGTACACCGTGGCCTCGGCCGAGGTGCACGAGTCCAACCGGGCGGCCACCGCGCTGTTCGAGGGCGCCGGAGCCCGACCGGCGAGCAGCAACCTGGAGCTGGTGCGATGACCGCGCACAAGAACGTCATCGAGGTCGAGGGCCGGGTGGTCGCCTGCCTGCGCAGCGCGATGTTCACCGTGGAGCTGGAGAACGGCCACCAGGTGCTCGCCCACGTCAGCGGGAAGATCCGCAAGCACTACATCAGGATCATGCTGGAGGACCGGGTACTGGTGGAGCTGCCGCCCTACGACCTGAGCCGCGGCCGGATCGTGTTCCGCTACCGCAACTAGCCCGGGTCCGGTGACGCGGGATCCTGCACCCGGTCCGGGCGGTGTCGGGGATCCCGCGTGCCGGCCGGCCGCGCTCCAGGGTGTTCGGAGATTCCGAACGGGGATGCGGCGGCGCCGGTCGAGCCGCATCGGTCGCGGGCGGAACGTGGTGGGGACCGTACCGCCCGCGTCGGATCGAGGAGATTCGTGTCCGCAGCAACCGTCCCCGCTTCGCGTTCCCGGACCGCGCAACTCGTGGGGATCTCCCTGGCCTACTTCATGGTGTTGCTGGACACCACGGTGCTCGCCGTGGCCGAACGCAGCATCATGGACTCGCTGCACACCGGCGTCGTCGGCGTCGGGTGGGCGACCACGACCTACACGATGGCGCTCGCCGCCGCGCTGGTGCTCGGCGGCAGCCTCGCCGACCGGTTCGGCGGCTACCCGGTGTTCGTGCTCGGGGTGGTCGGCTTCGGCGCCGCGTCGCTCGGCTGCGCGTTGTCCCCGACCCTCGGCGTACTGCTCGGGTTCCGGGCGCTGCTGGGGCTGTTCGCGGCGGCGATCATCCCGAGCTCGCTCGGCCTGATCGCGAGCCTGTACCCGGAGCCGCGTTCCCGGGGGCGCGCGATCAGCGCCTGGGCGGCGATCAGCGGTGCCGCCATGGCCGCCGGGCCGGTACTCGGCGGCTGGCTGATCGCCGTGGCCGGCTGGCGCGCGGTGTTCGTCCTCAACGTTCCGCT from the Actinocatenispora thailandica genome contains:
- a CDS encoding LysR family transcriptional regulator, whose amino-acid sequence is MDLDQLRTALALLRHRTINRTAAAQGLAPSSVSDRIRRLETELGAPLFARDHTGMQPTSAGQQYLRAAAAALHTLDDAAGQLHAGPGLVVGAQASVADELLPAVLDELGSARPDLRVRLRPEPDRGLLLAALERGDIDAAVLLDAGEHLGDLGFPPPDSALEHLDIRPVAMTVVVSPRHPLLGRPVTMGEIQRTGGLIGREPRCSFWMATRRWLGPDVDLTAVGGLAQVRDWTAAGRGIALLPEFAVHADLDSGRLAALDVPAPPLQLRLVWRHDEEATSRLRPLLYALAQA
- a CDS encoding VOC family protein — protein: MAARIGELVLGCRDPQLLARFWCEVLDFVVLDQEDDGTLEIGPREGWGGPQATIILSYRDEPEPGKSRLHIDLNPTDRDQDAELERLLKLGARPADIGQTGEEPWHVLVDPEGNEFCLLRSRIAPVQAS
- a CDS encoding GNAT family N-acetyltransferase, giving the protein MITRVGEGQWHALEDDLVVGRGHAARRPDGRLFVSIDAWHDATFDRLAEAMLAALPAPLYTVVDEADADLTAGWQRAGFTIRRREWEYVVPTDPRSTGLGEILPPPGVTIVPAGQADEGLLRALDRAIRAEVEASVGWWQSMPAEVLPHRDGDTIVDPSKYAVAAAPDRYLGLIRVVTVIRPRVGLLAVRSGEQRRGIARALLAHALGSLHRSGYTVASAEVHESNRAATALFEGAGARPASSNLELVR
- a CDS encoding helix-turn-helix transcriptional regulator translates to MPTPEQRAQVRDFLISRRARITPEQAGLPAYGGTRRVPGLRREEVALLAGVSIDYYVRLERGNLAGASDAVLDSVANALQLDEAEREHLFALARTAGPATHRRRRPPATTVRPVIQQILDAIGDAPAWVRNARHDILAMNPLARALYAPVLESSAAGATSRRPANTTRFVYLDPAAREFFVDYDRIAQDAAAMLRLEAGRNPHDRDLIALIGDLSTQSELFRRHWAAQDVKFHRSGRKRLRHPAVGLLDLNFESMPLASEPELRLNVYTADPGTRTADNLKLLATWAATLRAAEPADAGGPASK
- the infA gene encoding translation initiation factor IF-1 encodes the protein MTAHKNVIEVEGRVVACLRSAMFTVELENGHQVLAHVSGKIRKHYIRIMLEDRVLVELPPYDLSRGRIVFRYRN